The DNA window TTCCGGCGGGATGAGCCCCTGCAGACGCGCCACGGTGTTCTGGATCAGCGTGGCCTGGCCGAATACGTTGATGAATTGTTTTGGCCGGTCCTGCCGGCTCCGGGGCCAGAAACGGCTTCCTACGCCGCCGGCCATGATGACTGCATATACCATGAGAAATAGTCTTTATGTAGGGGGATGATACGGATCGAACGATAGCGTAGGCCGGGGTTGAAAAACTTCATGAGGCGCCTCCCTCTTTCGTAGCCGCGGTGCGGCGGTGCGGAAGCGCTTGTCCCGGTTCAGGACGCGGAATCTCTCATATCCACAATCGGCCAAAATGATCGCGAAGGTAAGCGATTGCCGCTGGCCCGATCGGCCGGCGCGGGGTCGACTTCGCCTCCCGCCAGGCGTCGCGGACGCCCCGCAGAAACGCCCTCACTTCGCGACGCCGGAGGGCCCGGAGGCCATAAATTCCCACCCAGCCCAGGCTGTACACGACGGCCGGCACGGCCGGAAGATGCGTGTGCGCCAGCAAGAGTCGGCTCCGGGTGTGATGATACAGCCGGTGACGCGCCTCGTCGGCCCCGGTCGAGCCGGCCGCGGCCGGCGGAATGTGGTGCACCACGACATCGGGCACGAACTGGATGGCAAACCCCCGATCGATGGCTCGGTAGGCGAGGTCGAGTTCCTCGTTCCCGTACACATACGACTCCGGGTACATCCCGCATGCTTCTACGACGGAGCGTCGGATGACATGCGCGCCGCCGAGGAAATAGGCGACACGATGGGGCGTGGCGAGGCGCTCTTCCGTCCCGGCGCCGCGGGGATGGGGCGTAAGCCAGCGCTCTGTATCTCCCCGGAAATCCCGGATTTTGAGGGCCAGGATGCCGGCCTCGGGATACCGCGCCAGCGCGGCCTCGATGCGTAGCAGGGCCTCGTCGTCCACAAAAAAAGCGTCATCGTCCAGCACCACGAACGCATCGCCCTTTGCCTCCCGCATGAGCCAATTCCGCCCTGCGCCGACACCCAGCCGAATCTCGGAGCGGAGGAGGCGCAGTGGGAACGGGCCGGCCTCCAGCGCCTCCCCGTCGATGGGCCGAGCCGACGCGTCGTCGAGCACGATCACCTCGGCCTCGGCGCCCTGTTGCGAGGCGACGCTGGCGAGACAGCGGCTGAGTTCATCGGGGCGATCGCGGGAAGCGATCAGGATTGCAAATTGCAAATTAAAAATTGAAAAGTGAATGGTGAAAAGTGAATGGTGAAATGGTGGAAGTGAATCGTGAAGTATACAAAGTGATAGGTATCGCGATCACATCACCAATCGCTTATTCGCTAATCGCTAATCGCTAATCGCTAATCCCAATTCCTTCACCGAATAACCACCAGCTTCTCGATCCCCGATTCATTGTTCACCTCCAGGTTGCGGCCTTCGGCGCGGGCGAAGACCTTGTAGAGGTAGACCCCGGTGGCGATGAGGTCGCCGTCGGCGTCGCGGCCGTCCCATGGGAGCTTGTTCCAGCCGATGCGGAGGCCGCCGGCTTCGAGAGTGGCGGGGTCCTCGAGGAGGTCGAACTCGCGGATGAGCCGGCCGGTGAGAGTATAGATGCGGATCCGGAACGACTCGGCCAGCGCCGCGTCGGCCCCGCGGAGGCGGAAGGCGAACGTAGTGGCCGTGTGCATCGGGTTCGGGTACGGGTAGAGGCTTTCGATCTCGACGGCGGCCTGGACGCGGAAGTGGACCTGGTACGGGCTGTCGTCGGATTCATTACCGGAGGCGTCGAAGAC is part of the Rhodothermales bacterium genome and encodes:
- a CDS encoding glycosyltransferase, giving the protein MQFAILIASRDRPDELSRCLASVASQQGAEAEVIVLDDASARPIDGEALEAGPFPLRLLRSEIRLGVGAGRNWLMREAKGDAFVVLDDDAFFVDDEALLRIEAALARYPEAGILALKIRDFRGDTERWLTPHPRGAGTEERLATPHRVAYFLGGAHVIRRSVVEACGMYPESYVYGNEELDLAYRAIDRGFAIQFVPDVVVHHIPPAAAGSTGADEARHRLYHHTRSRLLLAHTHLPAVPAVVYSLGWVGIYGLRALRRREVRAFLRGVRDAWREAKSTPRRPIGPAAIAYLRDHFGRLWI